The nucleotide window TCCGGTCATGGCCCTGCCGGCTTTTATCCTGTCCGGGGCTTTGATGCAGGGATCCGGCATTTCCAGGCGCCTGGTGGCAGTGGCTGAAGTTCTGGCAGGCCGGATGGCCGGAGGCCTGGGTGCCTCCACGGTGCTGGCCTGCCTGTTTTTCGGCGCCATATCCGGGTCCGGTCCGGCCACCACGGCCGCCGTGGGCATGCTCATGATTCCGGCCATGACCAGAAAAGGATATGACCGCGGCTATGCCTCGGCTGTCACGGCGTCTTCCGGGGGCTTAGGTATTGTGATTCCCCCCAGTATTCCCATGGTGATCTATGGGGTGACGGCCAGCGTATCCATCACCCAGCTGTTCATCGCCGGGGTGTTTCCCGGCCTGCTCATCGCATCCGGTATCATTATTCTCAACTATGTGATCAGCAAAAAAAAGGGATACAAACCCAATGAGGACGAATGGTCTTTAAAGAAAACCCTGGTGACCATCAAGGATGGATTCTGGGCTTTGATGGCGCCGGTAGTGATTCTGGGCGGCATATATTCCGGGTTTTTCACGCCTACGGAAGCCGCCATTGTCTCGATTTTCTATACCCTGTTCGTGGGCATTTTCATCTACCAGGAGCTCAAACTGCCCGCCATTTTCAAGTCTTTGGATTCCACCACCTGGCTGTCGGGCCGGGTGTTGATCATCCTGTTCACGGCCCAGGCATTCGGCCGGCTCCTGGTGCAGTACAAGATCCCGGATGCCATTGCCGCCTGGCTGCTGGCCCTGACCGGCAATGTGTTCATTATCTGGGCACTGGTCATCATTTTCCTGATCATGATCGGCATGTTCATGGAGACCCTGGCCACCATAATGCTGGTGACACCCGTGCTTTTGCCGGTCATGACCAGCCTGGGCGTAGACCCCATCCATTTTGGCGTGGTACTGGTGATGTGTTGTGAAATCGGGTTTGAAACACCGCCGTTAGGGGAAAACCTGTTCATTGCATCCGGTATCGGAAAAGTGAGTATCGAAGAAATATCGGTCAAGGCGATTCCCTTTTCCATTGTGGAGATCCTGGCCGTGTTTACTGTGGCCTATATCCCGGGATTCTGCCTCTGGCTGCCCAAAGCGTTTGGATATTGATATCTTCAAAAGAATCAGAACAGATAATGACACAACAGATGCGTGACCTTAATCAAATATGGAGAACACGATAAATGCAGCATTTAAAAAAAGCGGTGAAAACCGCTGAATCCCACAGTGAAACCATCCGGCCGGCCGTTGAAAAGATGCTGGCCGATATCCGGGCGGACCGGGAAAAAGCCGTGGAAGCTCTGGCACTGAAGTTTGACAACTGGACCGACCCGTTCATTCTCAGTGAAGAGAAAAAACAGCAGTTGATTGACACGGTTCCGGACTCTGTCAAAGAAGATATCCGGTTTGCCCACCAGCAGGTGTCGGCGTTTGCCAAAGCCCAGCGGGACAGCATCAAAGAATTTGAAACCCAGATTTATCCCGGAGTCCGTCTGGGACAGCGCATTATTCCCATGGATGTGGCCGGGTGTTATATCCCCGGGGGCCGTTTCGCCCATGCCTGTTCCGCTGTCATGAGTGTGGCCACGGCCAAGGCGGCCGGTGTGAAAACCGTGATTGCCGCCTCCCCTCCCCGGGGAAAGAGCATTGATCCGGCCGTGGCCTATGCCATGGACATATCCGGAGCCGATATCATTCTGGAGATGGGCGGGGTCCAGGCCATTGCCTCCATGGCCTTCGGACTGTTTACGGGAAAACGGGCCAATATTCTGGCCGGTCCCGGCAATGCCTATGTGGCGGAAGCCAAGGCCCTGCTGGCCGGATCCGGTGTATGCGCCATCGATGTATTTGCCGGACCCACGGAATCCGCCGTGATTGCCGATAACACGGCCGATCCCATGACCATTGCCGTGGACCTGGTGTCCCAGGCCGAGCATGGGTATGACTCTCCGGTGTGGCTGTTCACTGACTCCAGACAGCTGGGGGAACAGGTATTGAAGATAATGCCCCATGTAATCGATGATCTGCCGGATCCGGAAGTGGCTGCCGCATCCTGGCGGAATTATGGGGAAATTGTCCTGTGTGACGACTGGCAGGAGATGGCTGCAGTCAGCGACCAATATGCCCCCGAACATGTCCAGGTGATGACCAAAGACAACCAGTGGTGGTGCGATCGCCTCACGGCCTATGGCTCTCTGTTTATCGGGGATTACTGTACCGTGGCCCAGGGAGACAAATGTTCGGGCACCAACCACATACTGCCCACCCGCAAAGCCGGGTATTATTCCGGCGGCCTGAACGTGCACAAATTTCTCAAAATCTGCACATTTCAGGAAATTGAAAAACAGGCCTGTCTGGAAATCAGCTCCCGGGCCTCCCGGTTGTCCCGGGTGGAGGGCATGGAAGGTCATGCCCGGGCCTGTGACTGGCGGCTGAAAAAATTCTTCCCGGATCAGGAATGGGATTTCAATGTCTATTCCCAGAAACATTACTCATAACCGTTGTCAGAATACCAAGGTGGATGGATATGCCTGTACAAACCGATCAACCCATGATGTTTTCAAAAAGCTTTACCCGGCAGGAACCCATTTCCCAGCCGGCCATTGACAGTGCCGTCCGTGTATTGCAGTCGGGACGGCTTCACCGGTACAATGTGGTCAAAGATGAGGTTTCTGAAACCGCGCTGCTGGAAAAAGAGTTTGCCGCATATATGGGCAGCCAATACTGTCTTGCCTGCGCCTCCTGCGGCAGTGCCATGTATCTGGCGTTGAAAAGCGCCGGGGTCAGACCCGGGGACCGCATTCTGTGCAATGCCTATACCCTGGCACCCGTGCCGGGCGCCATCCATAACACGGGGGCTAAAATCATTCTGGTGGAGATCACGGATGACTATACCATCGATTTTGACGACCTGGCGGCCAAGGCGGCGGAAAAGGATGTCAAATGGTTCATGATGTCTCATATGCGGGGCCACATTGCCGACATGGACCGGATCATGGAGATATGCCGGCAGCAAGGGATCACGTTGATCGAAGACTGCGCCCACACCATGGGGGCCCGGTGGAACGGAAAACTGTCCGGTTCTTTTGGCACGGCCGCCTGCTTCAGCACCCAGACCTACAAGCACATGAACTCCGGCGAAGGGGGTCTGCTGGTCACGGATGATCCGGACCTGATGGCCAGAGCCATCATCTATTCCGGGTCTTACATGAATTATGACCGACACCTGTCCCGGCCGGATGATGCCGTGTTTGAATCAATCCGGGAACTGGTGCCCAATTATTCCTGCCGCATGGACGACCTGCGGGCCGCGATTCTAAGACCCCAGCTCAAGATCCTGGATGACCAGTGCCAAAGGTGGAACCGGCGGTATCAGTTCCTGGAATCCCGGCTGAATCAGATCCCGGGCCTTTTCTGTCCAAAGCGGGACCCAAAGGAGCAGTATGTGGGCAGCTCCATCCAGTTTAACCTTAACACGGAGGATCCCACCGTGATCCTCCGGTTTCTGGATACCTGCCTTTTGCGGGGCGTGGAACTCAAATGGTTCGGCAACAAACGGCCGGTGGGATTCACCAGCGCCTACAGCAGCTGGAAATATTTTGACAATCTGCCCGAATTGCCTAATACTGACCGCATATTGGCCGGCATGTGCGACATGAGAATTCCCCTGACCTTTGATCTGGCGGACTGTGAATCAATTGCCCAGATCATTGCAGATGTGGCGGCCAGTGTGCTGCCCCGTGAACCTGAATAAAAAAATGGAGACCACAAACCATGAACAGACAGATTATTGCAACAGACAACGCCCCAAAAGCCATCGGCCCATATTCCCAGGCCGTGGCCGCCAACGGATTTTTGTTTACTTCCGGCCAGCTTCCCATTGATCCGGCAACGGGTCAGCTGGTGACAGGGACCATTGAGGAACAGGCCCATCAGGTTTTCAAGAACCTGTCCGCCATTGCCAAAAGCGCCGGCGCCGGGCTGGCAGATGCCGTGAAAACGACTGTTTTTCTGTCGGATATCAACAATTTCAAGGCGGTCAACGCCGTGTATGACCAGTATTTCACAGAACCGTTTCCTGCCCGCAGTGCGTTCCAGGTCGGGGCTTTGCCCCTGAACGCCGCCATTGAGGTGGAAGCGGTTTTTCAATTGCCGTCATAAAACAAGCACCATTTAAAAAAACAATATATAAAAAGGAACCCCATGAATTTTACACGATTTCCCAGACGGAAATATATTCAGACCCCCACTGCCATTGAACCCATGCCTGCATTGAGCCAGGCGTTGGGCGGAAAAGTCAACCTGTTTGTCAAACGCGACGACCAGCTGCCCGGTGCTGCCGGGGGCAACAAAACCCGGAAACTGGAATTCTGCATTGCCGATGCCATGGAAAAAAAAGCAGACACCATCATCACCTGCGGTGCCGTGCAGTCCAACCATTGCCGGCTGACCCTGGCATGGGCCGTCAAAGAAGGGCTTGACTGCCATCTGATTCTGGAAGAACGGGTAAAGGGCAGTTACAAGACAGATGCCAGCGGCAACAATTTTCTGTTTCAGCTGCTGGGAGTCAAGAGCATCGAGGTGGTGCCCGGCGGGAGCGACATGATGGGGGCCATGGAAAAAAAGGCAGCCGGGTTGTCTGAAGAAGGCAAAACGCCTTATATCATTCCCGGCGGGGCCTCCAATGCCATCGGGGCCTTAGGATATGCCGCCTGTGCCGCAGAAACCATGACCCAGCTCAATGACCTGCACTTAAACATTGATCACATTGTGGTGCCGTCGGGTTCCGCCGGGACCCACGCCGGCATGGTGGTGGGCATGACGGCCATGGAAACCGGCATCCCCGTGAGCGGTATGAATGTGTCCAGAGAAAAGATGGTCCAGGAAGAGATCGTTTACAAACTGGCAAAAGAGACCGCAGCCAAGCTGGGGGTCAAAAAGGAAATCCCCAGAGACAGTGTGGTGTGTTTTGACCAGTATGTGGGACCGGGATATTCCATTCCCACGGACAGTATGGTGGAGGCCGTGAAACTGTTTGCGCAGACCGAAGCGATTCTGCTGGATCCGGTGTACTCGGGCAAGACTGCGGCCGGCCTTGTTGATCGGGTGAGAAAAGGCCATTTCGCTCCGGGCACCAATGTGCTGTTTCTGCACACGGGCGGATCACCGGCCCTGTATGCGTACATGGATTCCTTCAGAAAATGATATAACCCTGCGGCCGCCTTGTATCGTCAGGCGGCCGCGCCAACAAACACGGCAGCCGAAAAAATGACACAAAAAAACGAAAAAGTGGCAGGCATCATCGGCGGCATGGGACCCGAGGCCACGGTGGACCTGATGCAGCGGATCATCCGCCTGACACCAGCCATGGATGACAAAGACCATATCCGGTGCATCGTGGACAACAATCCCAAGGTACCCTCCCGCATCAAAGCCATCATCGAAGGGAACGGTGAAGATCCCGGCCCGGTCATGGCGGACATGGGCCGGCGCCTGGAGGCATGGGGCGCGGATTTTCTGGTGATCCCCTGCAACACGGCCCATTTTTATTATGATGCCGTGCAGGAGGCAGTGAAAATTCCGGTAATCAACATGATTGATCTGGTGGTGAATCAGGTGAAGGCCGATTTCGCCAGGGAAACACACATCGGAATGCTGGCATCGCCGGCCGTGGCCATCACAAAACTGTATACCCGCCGGTTTGACACCCTGGGAATGACAGAAGTGTGGCCGGACAAGGAACACCAGGACCGGCTGTTCAATATCATCCGGCAGGTGAAAGCCGGAGGCATATCTTTGGATCTTCACCGCCAGTATGCTCAGGTCTGTGACCATTTAAAAGACCAGGGGGTTGGAGTGGCCATTGTGGCATGCACGGAACTAAGCGCCCTGGGCGGAAACGATCTGCCCCTTGACACCATTGACGCGTCCCAGGTCCTGGCCGAAGCGATCGTCCGGATGGTCAAACATCCATAAAAAAAGAGGGCGCCTGAAAGGTGCCCTCTTTTTTTTAACGTCATTTACTGCCTGAACGTATCCATATAAGCATACAAGGCAGGGGATCCGCCTGTATGAAGGAATAACACATTAGATCCTTTTGAAAAATGACCTTTACGCACAATATCAATGAGTCCTGCCGCTGTTTTACCTGAATAAACCGGATCAAGAAGAATGGCCTCATTTTTAGCAAAGAGCTTCACTGCTTCAACCATCGCATCTGTCGGTATAGAATAGCCAGGACCGACATACTGATCAAAACACACAATATCTTCACGCTTAACTCCACCTTTTATATCAAGCCTTTCCGCTGTATCCACTGCCAGTTTATAAACAATATCTTCCTGAACATTTTTGGCTCTTGATACGTTCACGCCACTAATAGGAATATTACCGTTCACACCTGTCATGCCGACCACCATACCTGCATGGGTGCCAGCAGACCCAGAGGGCACCACAATGTGATTTATTTTAAGCCGCATGTCATTGAGCTGGGTCATCATTTCTTCAGCGCAGGCTGCATATCCTGTAGCACCGATTGTATTAGAGGCGCCACCTGGAATGATATAGGGTTTTTGACCAGCAGCGGTAAGCTCATCCGCTTTTTTACCCATTTCCGCCATCATATCTGAACCACCTGCAACCACCGTAATACTTTTAACACCAAGCAGTTCAAACAAAAAATTGTTTCCGCTGGCATCTGTCTTATAAGAGCCTTTAACCCGCTCTTCAAGGACCAAATGACAATCAAGACCTTCTTTGGCAGACCAGGAGGCTGTCAGTCTTGCATGGTTTGACTGGACGGCACCACAGGTAATGATGGCATTTGCTTTCTTCTCAAGAGCATCTGCCATGCAGAATTCAAGTTTTCTGGTTTTATTGCCGCCACCGGCCCCGGGCAACAGATCATCGCGTTTGATATACAGATTGACATCTTTGCCAAGCACTTTACTTAATGCCGGCATAGGCTCAATGGGCGTTGGCCCCTGTAAATAGTTTCTCCTGGGGAATTTTGTAAAATTCATTTTGTATCCTCGCTTTTTAAAATATTAGTATTAATTTTCGATCGATTATATTTGTTCAGAATCGTTTTAATTCTCATCCTTAGACATATCTGCGCCGAAAACAGACATTCTTTCACCCGATTCCACATAATGATTTCTAATCACAACCTCAATAACCTGGGGATCTTTTGTTTTCAATGCGTCAACAATTTCTTTATGTCGTTCGTAAACTTTTATTGCAGGAAACAATTTAACCCACTGTCTGTATAGGAGAAATTTTGATATCCCCTGGCACGTTCGACGGCAAAGTTCTACGATTAATTCATTGTCAATGCGGGAAAACAGGAGATCATGGAACGCTTTATCCAATGGCGCTTGATCTGATACAGACCCATTTTTGTCTGCAACTTGTTTCATTTTTGAAATGATTCCGTCCAATTGAGCAATATCTTTATCCGTATAACGTTCGATGGCTTGCGCTACTGCGGCGGCTTCAAGCACCCCTCCAGTAAAATAACTGTTTTTGATCTGTTTTGCTGAAAGAGATGTAACCTTTTTTCCTCTTTGAGGGTGTATTTCTATAAGCCCTTCTCGTAGTAATATCAGCATCGCTTCTCTTACAGGAGCCCGACTGATGGAGAGTTGTGAAGCAATATCTGTCTCTTTAATGGGGTCACCTGGACTGAGATTGCCATTTAAAATGCGAACTTTTATATAATTTGCGACTTTTTCGCTATATGTCTCTTTTTTAAAATCATTCATCAATCGATACGTCTTCTTTTATAGCAATTGTCATGTTCATTATAACAAAAACCAATCCTCAATCATCAAAATTCAATTGAGTATTAATTATATAATAGATATCAAAGACTAAATTAAAATTTTACTCAAAAAATCTTTTGCTCGATCACTTTCAGGATTTTCAAAAAAGGTCTTGTCCGTTCCTCTTTCAATTATTCGTCCTTCATCCATAAAAATGATTTCATCAGCCACCTCCTTTGCAAATCCCATTTCATGAGTCACAACGACCATTGTCATACCTGACTTTGCCAGGTCCACCATTACGTCTAAAACCTCTTTTATCATCTCTGGATCCAGCGCAGAGGTGGGTTCATCAAAAAGCATGATATCCGGTTCCATGGCAAGTGCTCTGGCAATTGCAACGCGCTGCTGCTGACCTCCAGAAAGATTGCCAGGGTATTTATTCGCCTGTTCCGGGATTCCGACTCTTTCAAGAAGTTCCAACGCTTTTTTGTTTGCCTGGGCTTTAGATTGATTCAGCACTTTGATGGGTGCAATTGTTATATTCTCTATTACTTTCAGATGTGGATAAAGTTCAAATCGTTGAAATACCATTCCCATCTTTTGTCTGAGTTTTATAAAATTTATTTTGGGATCTATAAGCGAAATTCCATCCACCCGGATATCGCCTTCTTGAAAAGGCTCCAATCCGTTGAGCGATTTCAACAGCGTGCTTTTACCAGAACCTGAAGGGCCGCAAATAACGACAACCTGCCCCTTATTGATCGTCTCGTTTACATTGTCAAGGACTTTGAGGTCTCCAAACCACTTGCTAACATTAATTATTTCAATCATCTTATGCAGCCCCTTTCTTAAGTTCCATTCTTTTACAAATCCGGCTCATACTAAAGCAAATCATGAAATAGACTAAGCCTACGAACAAATATAGTTCAACACTTCTCATCTCTCTGGCGTCCACCACATTCGCAGATCTCAAAAATTCCCGCAATCCTATGACATAGGCCAGAGAAGTGTCCTGGAATACGACGACCCCTTGCGTGATAAGAGAGGGCAGCATGTTTTTTAACGCCTGTGGAATAATGAAATACCTCATGGCCTGCCAATATGTAAATCCAGTAGAATATGCCGCTTCCACCTGACCTTTTGATATCGATTGAATGCCTGCTCTTATGATTTCAGCAAAATAAGATGCTTCAAAAATAATAAAAGCGATAGCAGCTGATGTGAAGGCGTCAATGGGTTTTCCCAAAACAATTGGTATCAAAAAATAAAACCAGAATATGACAAGGATAAGGGGTTGGGTTCGCATAAGATTAACAAACAATGTGGCTGGATAGTATATGGGCTTGATAGAACTCAAGCGCGCCATTCCCACCAATATTCCAAGTGCCAGTCCTCCTGAGATAGCAATGACTGCTAACTGGAAGGTGGTTACAAGGCCTCCCATTAAAAAGGAAAAATTGTTGGTGATAACCTGCCATTCAAAACTCATGAGTTGGCTCCTTTTCTGATGATAAGGCCTGGGACCGCCAACATTTTCTCAATCCAATTCATGGTTCCAACCACGATCAGTGTTATGATCATATAAATGACACAGGCAGCCGTTGTTGCTTCAAGCCCGTGGAACGTATATGCCTCAACCTGTTGACTCATGAATGTTGTTTCCAGCACGCCTACTGTCATAGCAAGGGCCGTATTTTTAAAGACCGTTAATGTTTCAGTGGTCAGAGGTGGAATAACAAGCCTCACGGCAAGGGGGATAATTACATACCGATAGGCCTGATAATGGCTGAATCCGGTACTCAGGGCGGCGTTAAACTGATCCGGAGAAATTGAGTTTATTCCCGCCCGGATTTGTTCAGCCATTCTGGAAGATGAATATAAAGAAAGGCCAACAACAACCACCCAAAATTCAAAATTTGGAATTTCTTGATAGACCCATACTCTCATGGTTTCAGGCATAAGAGATGGTACGGCAAAATACCAGAAAAAAAGTTGTACCAGTAAAGGAATATCCCGGAAAAGTTCCGTGTAGGCTTCTGCAAAAACTCTCAGAGGTTTATAATTGGTAATCCGTAAAGTGCCAATTATAACCCCAAGTATAAAAGAAAAGAGACAACACAGAGCCCCTAATTTAAGGGTCGTTGCCACGCCTTCCAGTATCCAGCCACCGTAGGGTTCTTCCCATAAAATAGACCATTTAAAGTCATAGTTTAACATATGATACTCCATCGACGGACTGAGGGGCTCCATAAAGCGAGCCCCCCAAATGTATTTAAAAAATCACACCGGAATATTACAAGGGCCAGGATTGCAGTTTGATTAATGTTCTAAAATCATCAGTCATTGGGAAAGGCACTACGCCATTGGCGCCGAACCATTTATCATAATAGGTCATATATCTTCCATCAACAAACATCCTGATAAGTTGTTCATTAATAAAATCCCTGAAATTGGAATCGTTTTCCGGAAGGATAAAAGCATAAGGATCATAAGAAAGCATTTCGCCAATGATGATATAATCATCGGAGTTTTTTGCTTTGCTTTTCATGCCCGCCAAATGACTTCCATCACCGCAGTAAGCTTCAATTATACCATTATTGAGCGCCAGCATTCCCTGGGTATGCTCTTGATAAATGACCAATTTTGCTTCTGGATTAAAATATCCTGATTTATTAAGCTCACGAATTGTTTTCTCATTGGTTGAACCTTGAGCCGCACCAATCTTTTTGCCGGACAGATCTTTTACAGAAGCATACCCCTTGTCTTTTTTCACCAGTAATTGGCTGCCAGTAAGGAAAAAAGTCAATGAAAAATCAACCGTGTCTTCACGGGGAATTGTATGCGTTGCAGAACCTGTGACAATATGCACATTCCCATTTGCAACCAGAGGTATTCTGGTTTTTGGATTGACAACAATCGTTTTAAGCTCAAGGGTTTTACCAATTTTTTCTTCCAAAGCTTTATGAAACTCTTTTGCAAGATCAAGACTAAAACCGACATGTTCATTTTGGTCATTGTGGAAACCAAAGGGAATAGCGCCATCTCTTGCTCCAACAATAAATGTACCGCTGTTTGAAATCTTTTCGAGCGTGTCCACGGCAACAGCATTTGTTGTAAAAATAAAAATTGCCATTAGCATCGTACTGAGTAATAAAATTTTCTTCATGTGATCTCTCCCTTTAATTTTTAGGATCAAAAACTTTAAAAATAGCTTTCTTTCCCGTTAGTTTGTGGTGGAAATTTTTCTTTTCCACCTGATTTCAATCGGTTTCATTTTCAAAAAACCAATTAAATACCCGATATTGTGAGTAGATACTTCAGTTTATGTTCATACGCTCTAATCCTCATCAATATAGATAGAACCAAAACCTGATCATTGTCGAATGTCGACAATGATCATTGTTAGTCTATAATATTTGGTATGTCAATAGCTTTTGTATTCATATCATTTGAACGATAGGTACTTCCCAACCCTGGCGTGACAGAAAATCTGATGGTAGTAATTTTCGGTTCCTTGACCGGGGATCCTGAATAGGGTAAGGTAGCTGAAATAAACAACCGGTAAGTTCCAGACATCCCTCTGGCGAATTCTTTCAGATCGCTGCCTGTCTTACAAAACGATTGGAGACGTCATGCAGGATCAGACCCCGCCGGACACAGATGCCTTGTCCGCTTATTTTTTTCAGATCGCCGATGCCGCTCAAAAAGAGACCCGGAATTCATCCGGGACCCTGTTTCCCATGATCACCCAGGTAACGGATGCAGCGGCCCGGGTGCTGGTTTCCGTGGCATTGACCTGCGAATCCCCGGCGCCGGACTG belongs to Desulfotignum phosphitoxidans DSM 13687 and includes:
- a CDS encoding TRAP transporter large permease, with product MISSVLFGAFGILLVIGAPIAVALGMAAMAAFMSIGKDVTTLVQIAYNAVNSFPVMALPAFILSGALMQGSGISRRLVAVAEVLAGRMAGGLGASTVLACLFFGAISGSGPATTAAVGMLMIPAMTRKGYDRGYASAVTASSGGLGIVIPPSIPMVIYGVTASVSITQLFIAGVFPGLLIASGIIILNYVISKKKGYKPNEDEWSLKKTLVTIKDGFWALMAPVVILGGIYSGFFTPTEAAIVSIFYTLFVGIFIYQELKLPAIFKSLDSTTWLSGRVLIILFTAQAFGRLLVQYKIPDAIAAWLLALTGNVFIIWALVIIFLIMIGMFMETLATIMLVTPVLLPVMTSLGVDPIHFGVVLVMCCEIGFETPPLGENLFIASGIGKVSIEEISVKAIPFSIVEILAVFTVAYIPGFCLWLPKAFGY
- the hisD gene encoding histidinol dehydrogenase, with protein sequence MQHLKKAVKTAESHSETIRPAVEKMLADIRADREKAVEALALKFDNWTDPFILSEEKKQQLIDTVPDSVKEDIRFAHQQVSAFAKAQRDSIKEFETQIYPGVRLGQRIIPMDVAGCYIPGGRFAHACSAVMSVATAKAAGVKTVIAASPPRGKSIDPAVAYAMDISGADIILEMGGVQAIASMAFGLFTGKRANILAGPGNAYVAEAKALLAGSGVCAIDVFAGPTESAVIADNTADPMTIAVDLVSQAEHGYDSPVWLFTDSRQLGEQVLKIMPHVIDDLPDPEVAAASWRNYGEIVLCDDWQEMAAVSDQYAPEHVQVMTKDNQWWCDRLTAYGSLFIGDYCTVAQGDKCSGTNHILPTRKAGYYSGGLNVHKFLKICTFQEIEKQACLEISSRASRLSRVEGMEGHARACDWRLKKFFPDQEWDFNVYSQKHYS
- a CDS encoding DegT/DnrJ/EryC1/StrS family aminotransferase; this encodes MPVQTDQPMMFSKSFTRQEPISQPAIDSAVRVLQSGRLHRYNVVKDEVSETALLEKEFAAYMGSQYCLACASCGSAMYLALKSAGVRPGDRILCNAYTLAPVPGAIHNTGAKIILVEITDDYTIDFDDLAAKAAEKDVKWFMMSHMRGHIADMDRIMEICRQQGITLIEDCAHTMGARWNGKLSGSFGTAACFSTQTYKHMNSGEGGLLVTDDPDLMARAIIYSGSYMNYDRHLSRPDDAVFESIRELVPNYSCRMDDLRAAILRPQLKILDDQCQRWNRRYQFLESRLNQIPGLFCPKRDPKEQYVGSSIQFNLNTEDPTVILRFLDTCLLRGVELKWFGNKRPVGFTSAYSSWKYFDNLPELPNTDRILAGMCDMRIPLTFDLADCESIAQIIADVAASVLPREPE
- a CDS encoding RidA family protein, which encodes MNRQIIATDNAPKAIGPYSQAVAANGFLFTSGQLPIDPATGQLVTGTIEEQAHQVFKNLSAIAKSAGAGLADAVKTTVFLSDINNFKAVNAVYDQYFTEPFPARSAFQVGALPLNAAIEVEAVFQLPS
- the cuyA gene encoding D-cysteate sulfo-lyase codes for the protein MNFTRFPRRKYIQTPTAIEPMPALSQALGGKVNLFVKRDDQLPGAAGGNKTRKLEFCIADAMEKKADTIITCGAVQSNHCRLTLAWAVKEGLDCHLILEERVKGSYKTDASGNNFLFQLLGVKSIEVVPGGSDMMGAMEKKAAGLSEEGKTPYIIPGGASNAIGALGYAACAAETMTQLNDLHLNIDHIVVPSGSAGTHAGMVVGMTAMETGIPVSGMNVSREKMVQEEIVYKLAKETAAKLGVKKEIPRDSVVCFDQYVGPGYSIPTDSMVEAVKLFAQTEAILLDPVYSGKTAAGLVDRVRKGHFAPGTNVLFLHTGGSPALYAYMDSFRK
- the cuyB gene encoding cysteate racemase; the protein is MTQKNEKVAGIIGGMGPEATVDLMQRIIRLTPAMDDKDHIRCIVDNNPKVPSRIKAIIEGNGEDPGPVMADMGRRLEAWGADFLVIPCNTAHFYYDAVQEAVKIPVINMIDLVVNQVKADFARETHIGMLASPAVAITKLYTRRFDTLGMTEVWPDKEHQDRLFNIIRQVKAGGISLDLHRQYAQVCDHLKDQGVGVAIVACTELSALGGNDLPLDTIDASQVLAEAIVRMVKHP
- the cuyA gene encoding D-cysteate sulfo-lyase, with the protein product MNFTKFPRRNYLQGPTPIEPMPALSKVLGKDVNLYIKRDDLLPGAGGGNKTRKLEFCMADALEKKANAIITCGAVQSNHARLTASWSAKEGLDCHLVLEERVKGSYKTDASGNNFLFELLGVKSITVVAGGSDMMAEMGKKADELTAAGQKPYIIPGGASNTIGATGYAACAEEMMTQLNDMRLKINHIVVPSGSAGTHAGMVVGMTGVNGNIPISGVNVSRAKNVQEDIVYKLAVDTAERLDIKGGVKREDIVCFDQYVGPGYSIPTDAMVEAVKLFAKNEAILLDPVYSGKTAAGLIDIVRKGHFSKGSNVLFLHTGGSPALYAYMDTFRQ
- a CDS encoding GntR family transcriptional regulator — encoded protein: MNDFKKETYSEKVANYIKVRILNGNLSPGDPIKETDIASQLSISRAPVREAMLILLREGLIEIHPQRGKKVTSLSAKQIKNSYFTGGVLEAAAVAQAIERYTDKDIAQLDGIISKMKQVADKNGSVSDQAPLDKAFHDLLFSRIDNELIVELCRRTCQGISKFLLYRQWVKLFPAIKVYERHKEIVDALKTKDPQVIEVVIRNHYVESGERMSVFGADMSKDEN
- a CDS encoding amino acid ABC transporter ATP-binding protein, coding for MIEIINVSKWFGDLKVLDNVNETINKGQVVVICGPSGSGKSTLLKSLNGLEPFQEGDIRVDGISLIDPKINFIKLRQKMGMVFQRFELYPHLKVIENITIAPIKVLNQSKAQANKKALELLERVGIPEQANKYPGNLSGGQQQRVAIARALAMEPDIMLFDEPTSALDPEMIKEVLDVMVDLAKSGMTMVVVTHEMGFAKEVADEIIFMDEGRIIERGTDKTFFENPESDRAKDFLSKILI
- a CDS encoding amino acid ABC transporter permease → MSFEWQVITNNFSFLMGGLVTTFQLAVIAISGGLALGILVGMARLSSIKPIYYPATLFVNLMRTQPLILVIFWFYFLIPIVLGKPIDAFTSAAIAFIIFEASYFAEIIRAGIQSISKGQVEAAYSTGFTYWQAMRYFIIPQALKNMLPSLITQGVVVFQDTSLAYVIGLREFLRSANVVDAREMRSVELYLFVGLVYFMICFSMSRICKRMELKKGAA
- a CDS encoding amino acid ABC transporter permease, giving the protein MLNYDFKWSILWEEPYGGWILEGVATTLKLGALCCLFSFILGVIIGTLRITNYKPLRVFAEAYTELFRDIPLLVQLFFWYFAVPSLMPETMRVWVYQEIPNFEFWVVVVGLSLYSSSRMAEQIRAGINSISPDQFNAALSTGFSHYQAYRYVIIPLAVRLVIPPLTTETLTVFKNTALAMTVGVLETTFMSQQVEAYTFHGLEATTAACVIYMIITLIVVGTMNWIEKMLAVPGLIIRKGANS
- a CDS encoding ABC transporter substrate-binding protein, with product MKKILLLSTMLMAIFIFTTNAVAVDTLEKISNSGTFIVGARDGAIPFGFHNDQNEHVGFSLDLAKEFHKALEEKIGKTLELKTIVVNPKTRIPLVANGNVHIVTGSATHTIPREDTVDFSLTFFLTGSQLLVKKDKGYASVKDLSGKKIGAAQGSTNEKTIRELNKSGYFNPEAKLVIYQEHTQGMLALNNGIIEAYCGDGSHLAGMKSKAKNSDDYIIIGEMLSYDPYAFILPENDSNFRDFINEQLIRMFVDGRYMTYYDKWFGANGVVPFPMTDDFRTLIKLQSWPL